TTATTCACAGAACATTGATACTCTTGAGCAAGTAGCAGGCATTGAAAATGTAATTGAATGCCACGGTTAGTAAAATACATATATGTGTACTCTCATATCAGTAGACATTTGTTAATAATGCATAAATTTTCTATTTAAGGTTCTTTTGCGACTGCGTCGTGTACAAGATGTAAATATCAAGTGAAAGCAGACGATATCAGAGAAGATATTTTTGCCCAGAAAATACCCTTGTGCCCAAAGTGTAGAATTAATGCTTTGCCTTCCATATTAGAAATTAATCCTAACGAAAGTTACAGAGGTAATCCTAAACATAATATCTGCACAATTTGTACGTGCTCATGGTGATATTTTATCGTTTAAGGAGAAAAAACACAcacataatcagttgtcaatttctTTGGTATAGAACATAAACCACTAGTGATAGTTTTTGCTATTAGTCTTTCCTGTAGCGCGTCGCGACTCGGTGGCCATGAGAGAACATTATCTACTCTTTGCGGAATACGTCTTCGCTATATGATGTTGCCATTTACTCTCATCTACGCATAAGTTGATACATCAATTGTAACTACCAGTAAAACTTTGGCTTGTTTATAAGCATATAAGGTAAACTTATAAAAGTTGCATCATGTTACACGTGCGTGCTGTTTAGCCAGATTTGCGAGGTACGATTTGCGATTCGCGGTTAATAAGatttcaaagattcaaagaacATGATGTGTTTCCGATAGAATATTGTACCAATATAATAAAACGGAAAGCGCAATCTGCTACGGCCAACGGAGCAAAGTAGTGAAAGGAAGGTTTTCACGGGAAATTTGTATAATTTACAGATTTGGTGACACAGGGTATAATGAAACCGGACATCGTTTTCTTCGGTGAAGGACTTCCGGATGCTTTTCACGACGCGATGGCCAAAGATAAAGATGACTGTGATCTTTTAATCGTAATCGGTTCATCGTTAAAAGTCCGACCAGTAGCATTGATTCCTTCCTCTATTCCATCACATGTTCCGCAAATTCTCATTAATCGGGAATCGTTGCCACATTTGAAATTCGACGTCGAATTATTAGGAGATGGTGATGTCATCATAAATCAGTTGTGTCATTTGTAAGTAATTAGTATCTATGATTGTATCGACGCGTACTTACTTATGCACGATCTTTAAATAGGagaagaaagaaataaaaaggGATAAGAAGAGAAAAGATTGACCGCTAAATACATTATTATAAATGCATGCATTTATGTTTCTGCAGAATGGGGGATTCCTACAAAGAAGTATGCTGGAACGACACAATCCTTGAAGAGACAACGCAACTTTTGCCGGTACGTTACTTAACGGACGATACTTGGGAGCAAAGTCAGGACACGACGATGAATACCACGTTATCTCAAGATAGTGTTGAAACTGATTTTAAGCCGCAGGACTTGTGTTCTGCCGAAAGTCAAGAGAGTCTAATGATCGATAATAGTAGTATACACCGACAACACAGAGGATATATAAACGCACGCGTTTCACCCTTTCGCAATCATCAAATAAATAACACGGATGAGAGATTCAGTCTTTTAGGAGGTAGCCCAAAAAGAAGATTAGGCGAATCGAGTGCAGAAAGTAGTCCGAAAAGAATGAAttttggttgcaattcttcactAGACTTCAGTTCTTCTTCCTCGATACCGGAGACTTCCGATTGTTCGACAACTGATTATAAAATTCATATCGTATCGGTGGAATCTACATCAaaaaacaatggaaaagtttATAACTTAGAAGAGTGTCAAGTATTTCCAAGGATAATGGAATTTTCTTCAGAAAGTACGATATTAGATTCGACATTAAAATCGAATGGTTGCgtggaaaatacaataatgtcGAGTGTAAATGACAATTGCATTGTAACGGAGACTACAGAAGttgataaaattaattttaaaccgAGACAAGCATCTATCGATTCCGCTTTGGATTCTGGAATAGGCGATAGTTGTAATAGTGTCGATAGTCGTGAAGAAAAAGACGATAAAGAAGAATTAAAGAACGAGAGATTGCAAAGGCACTGTTGGCAACCTAAAGCACGTGAAAGTCTTGCTACAAGATTACCAGGTATGAGATATAAAatgtcatttttttttttttttttttttttttttaaacttttttcCTCGTTCTAATAAAGCTACATTTCTCTATCGTTTTCTAACAGAAAACTCATATTACCAATTAACACCTGGAAAATATATATTTCCCGGAGCGGAAG
The Calliopsis andreniformis isolate RMS-2024a chromosome 8, iyCalAndr_principal, whole genome shotgun sequence DNA segment above includes these coding regions:
- the Sirt1 gene encoding sirtuin 1 isoform X1; protein product: MASGSEVPEYSSPAKRRKVDGNDYSGTRTKRPEFEDCEMSRNTPNEDLEETYGIDSGYNELSDESKSASISPHTINFMTNLSRLDSTSDDTGCPIDTADEKDEVSSTVSNLSDLSGLSDFSAEGETNHQWRNASSWVQKQMLIGADPRDLLYHLLMDSTQIPEQVDDLTLWKIIINMMSEPPRRQKLRHINTLLDVVKLIRKSKRIIVLTGAGVSVSCGIPDFRSKDGIYSRLAQDFPDLPDPQAMFDINYFGQDPRPFYKFAREIYPGQFKPSPCHRFIKMLDKQKKLLRNYSQNIDTLEQVAGIENVIECHGSFATASCTRCKYQVKADDIREDIFAQKIPLCPKCRINALPSILEINPNESYRDLVTQGIMKPDIVFFGEGLPDAFHDAMAKDKDDCDLLIVIGSSLKVRPVALIPSSIPSHVPQILINRESLPHLKFDVELLGDGDVIINQLCHLMGDSYKEVCWNDTILEETTQLLPVRYLTDDTWEQSQDTTMNTTLSQDSVETDFKPQDLCSAESQESLMIDNSSIHRQHRGYINARVSPFRNHQINNTDERFSLLGGSPKRRLGESSAESSPKRMNFGCNSSLDFSSSSSIPETSDCSTTDYKIHIVSVESTSKNNGKVYNLEECQVFPRIMEFSSESTILDSTLKSNGCVENTIMSSVNDNCIVTETTEVDKINFKPRQASIDSALDSGIGDSCNSVDSREEKDDKEELKNERLQRHCWQPKARESLATRLPENSYYQLTPGKYIFPGAEVYSDLEDYDQCSFSINSESSESDSDSSSIEEEEEEEEEEEEEEEEEEVEVEEEEEEEEDDEEVEEEDVKEKKEEEEKQEKNIEGRCKEEEKKQMNKKSIVKETNQTKTLQDAANDKANLDDEDTEVKWITNRSNSEVHN
- the Sirt1 gene encoding sirtuin 1 isoform X2, translating into MLIGADPRDLLYHLLMDSTQIPEQVDDLTLWKIIINMMSEPPRRQKLRHINTLLDVVKLIRKSKRIIVLTGAGVSVSCGIPDFRSKDGIYSRLAQDFPDLPDPQAMFDINYFGQDPRPFYKFAREIYPGQFKPSPCHRFIKMLDKQKKLLRNYSQNIDTLEQVAGIENVIECHGSFATASCTRCKYQVKADDIREDIFAQKIPLCPKCRINALPSILEINPNESYRDLVTQGIMKPDIVFFGEGLPDAFHDAMAKDKDDCDLLIVIGSSLKVRPVALIPSSIPSHVPQILINRESLPHLKFDVELLGDGDVIINQLCHLMGDSYKEVCWNDTILEETTQLLPVRYLTDDTWEQSQDTTMNTTLSQDSVETDFKPQDLCSAESQESLMIDNSSIHRQHRGYINARVSPFRNHQINNTDERFSLLGGSPKRRLGESSAESSPKRMNFGCNSSLDFSSSSSIPETSDCSTTDYKIHIVSVESTSKNNGKVYNLEECQVFPRIMEFSSESTILDSTLKSNGCVENTIMSSVNDNCIVTETTEVDKINFKPRQASIDSALDSGIGDSCNSVDSREEKDDKEELKNERLQRHCWQPKARESLATRLPENSYYQLTPGKYIFPGAEVYSDLEDYDQCSFSINSESSESDSDSSSIEEEEEEEEEEEEEEEEEEVEVEEEEEEEEDDEEVEEEDVKEKKEEEEKQEKNIEGRCKEEEKKQMNKKSIVKETNQTKTLQDAANDKANLDDEDTEVKWITNRSNSEVHN